One stretch of Candidatus Baltobacteraceae bacterium DNA includes these proteins:
- a CDS encoding transglutaminase family protein — MSCGAPTPAVVMVQPKLESGLAIGEEHWDVEPETPFRDGIDAAGNDVRRLVLSQGDVLLRYDAIVTTSSDVDATDPSALHIDPHELSDEMLIYLLPSRFCPSDVLVDKAWELFGGVEPGWSRVQAISDWVHQNIRFEYGGSTAMTSAAETFERRAGVCRDFTHLAVAFCRALNIPARYAFGYLPDIGVTPPDAPMDFCAWLEVYLSGRWWTFDPRNNQRRIAHIVVGRGRDAADVPMIMTFGMTTLTKMTVWADQVLPAA, encoded by the coding sequence TTGAGTTGTGGAGCACCGACGCCGGCAGTCGTGATGGTGCAGCCCAAGCTGGAGAGCGGCCTCGCGATCGGAGAGGAGCATTGGGACGTCGAGCCCGAGACGCCGTTTCGGGACGGCATCGACGCGGCCGGAAACGACGTGCGGCGCCTCGTTCTTTCACAGGGCGACGTCCTGTTGCGCTACGACGCGATCGTGACGACGTCGAGCGATGTGGATGCGACCGATCCGTCAGCACTGCACATCGACCCGCATGAACTTTCTGACGAGATGTTGATCTATCTACTCCCAAGCCGTTTTTGCCCGTCTGACGTGCTCGTGGATAAAGCGTGGGAACTGTTCGGCGGCGTTGAGCCGGGTTGGTCGCGCGTTCAAGCAATCTCGGATTGGGTGCACCAAAACATCCGGTTTGAATACGGCGGCAGCACAGCGATGACGAGTGCAGCGGAAACCTTCGAGCGACGTGCCGGCGTATGCAGGGACTTCACACATCTTGCGGTCGCGTTTTGCCGCGCGCTCAACATACCGGCGCGGTACGCCTTCGGTTATCTTCCGGATATCGGTGTGACGCCGCCGGACGCGCCGATGGATTTTTGTGCATGGCTGGAAGTGTATCTGTCCGGGCGCTGGTGGACGTTCGACCCGCGCAACAACCAGCGACGCATCGCGCACATCGTGGTCGGACGCGGACGCGACGCAGCCGACGTTCCAATGATCATGACATTCGGAATGACGACACTAACCAAAATGACCGTTTGGGCGGATCAGGTCTTGCCGGCTGCGTAA